The genomic segment TAATCTATCAGTCCTATTGGTTTGCTAAAGGCTAGGGCTGTAGTTGGTAGTGGGGGTACCTTAAAAGAACTGAATTCAAAGATATAGAAGATACTATTTGGGTAAAAAGACATAAATGGGAATTTATCTATAATGAAAATAATCAAATCATAAATGAAAAGAAATATACCATTTATGAAGATAGTATCTGGCAGCCTAAAACAAATACCTCTTATACCTATCTAAATGATTTCAGACTAAACTATCTCTATCAAGTTTGGGATACCAGCACAAATACCTATCAAGATCACATGAAATGGGAGTATGAATTAGATGAACAAGAACGTCCATTGATTTTCAGATATTATAGTAGCCTACCTCCAAATGAGTTGGAATTAAAAAACCTATCAGAATATGAATATGTAGAAACTGAAAATCAATACATCCAAAAAGTATTTAGTTTAGAATCACCAAATTGGGATACCATATTTTACGGAATAAGATATTATAATAATTACTTTACTGCTATTAACGAAGTAGAGACTAAAGAATTTGAGCTCAGTCCAATACCCTCCTCCTATCAAATCTCACTAAGTTCAGAACACCATTTTTCGCAAAATATCAAATATGCGATCTATAGCATGTCAGGAAATAGGCTAAGGCAAGAAAAGCTCAATCCTTCTGGGATTGTTGAAATCAAAGACTTAGCAGCTGGTCATTACTTAATTAAGGTATACAAACCCAATGGAAATACAGAAGTATTAAAATTCCAAAAACTCTGGGTAATTCACAGTTTCAATTAGAATTTATGTTTGGTATCGCTCAGTCATATCATTGACTTTTCAAATATGAATATCAAATATAAGCAAAGGCCAAAAAAAGCATGGTATAGTTTAATTTTGGATTGGGGCTAAATGCTGATATCAACAGTCAGAACCCTTTTAAATCAATGCTTTTATAGTCAATTAAATCAACCCATTTGCCCATTCTTTTCTGTATCACTTTAAAATGGGCTTCATCTTCAGGCGTAACAAAAGAGATGGCTTCTCCGGAGGATTCGGCTCTTCCTGTTCTACCAATTCTGTGAATATAATCCTTAGGGGAACGAGGCAAATCGTAATTAATTACATAAGGAAGGAATTCTATATCGATTCCTCGAGCCAATAAATCCGTCGAAACCAATACTCTTAATTTCCCAGTTTTAAACTTCCTCAAATTTTCTGTTCTGGCATTCTGGCTTTTCTTTCCATGCATGGCAGTAGCATGGATGGCATTTCTTCTTAGTTTATCAGCAATATGTTCAGCTTGATAGGCAGAAGAAGCAAAAATGAGCACCTGATGCATGTCTTTGCTTTTAATTAATTGACGAAGTAGCGGCCCTTTCTTTTCAGTAGGAACTATATAAGCCGTTTGGTCAATCAAACCCACATCATGAATATCTTCCACCAATTTGATCACTAAAGGTTGCTTCAATAAACCTTTCTGAAAGCTACTCACATCGTCACTCAAAGTGGCTGAAAACAACAGATTTTGTCTATCAAGAGGCAACATCCTTAGTATTTTCTTCATTTCTTCTTGAAATCCAAGATTCAGCATTTTATCTGCTTCATCTAAAACCAAGGTATCCACATCGGCAAGACAAAGCGCATTATTATCCACCAATTCAAGTAAACGACCCGGAGTTGCAATAAGAATATCCACATTTTGCATGGCCTTCATTTGAGGATTGATGGCAACCCCTCCAAAAACTGCTAATGTTTTGATTCTTTCCTTTAATGTAATTTTAAATTGCTCAAAAACCTCTCGCACTTGCACTGCCAATTCACGAGTTGGAACGAGAACTAGGGTCTCGATATGTCTATTCTTCGACTTGGTGGCATCCACATTCATCAATAATGGAAGAACATAAGCCATTGTTTTCCCTGAGCCTGTTTTCGCGATGCCAAGAATGTCATTCCCTTTCAGTATTGCCGGAATAGCCTGTTCTTGTATTGGATAAGATTCTGTGAAATTATTTTTTTCTAGTGCATCAAGCAAAGACCATGATAAACCTAAAGAATTGAATGACATATATTTGTTTTATGGATTTTTTATACGAGGCAAAGATAGATTTAAAAGTTAATAATAAACTTTTAAATCTATCAGATTATAGCTAAAAGTTAGAATCTAGAA from the Lentimicrobium sp. L6 genome contains:
- a CDS encoding DEAD/DEAH box helicase, which encodes MSFNSLGLSWSLLDALEKNNFTESYPIQEQAIPAILKGNDILGIAKTGSGKTMAYVLPLLMNVDATKSKNRHIETLVLVPTRELAVQVREVFEQFKITLKERIKTLAVFGGVAINPQMKAMQNVDILIATPGRLLELVDNNALCLADVDTLVLDEADKMLNLGFQEEMKKILRMLPLDRQNLLFSATLSDDVSSFQKGLLKQPLVIKLVEDIHDVGLIDQTAYIVPTEKKGPLLRQLIKSKDMHQVLIFASSAYQAEHIADKLRRNAIHATAMHGKKSQNARTENLRKFKTGKLRVLVSTDLLARGIDIEFLPYVINYDLPRSPKDYIHRIGRTGRAESSGEAISFVTPEDEAHFKVIQKRMGKWVDLIDYKSIDLKGF
- a CDS encoding T9SS type A sorting domain-containing protein, which translates into the protein MKWEYELDEQERPLIFRYYSSLPPNELELKNLSEYEYVETENQYIQKVFSLESPNWDTIFYGIRYYNNYFTAINEVETKEFELSPIPSSYQISLSSEHHFSQNIKYAIYSMSGNRLRQEKLNPSGIVEIKDLAAGHYLIKVYKPNGNTEVLKFQKLWVIHSFN